The DNA window GAAGTCGCCGTACTTGAACTCGCTGCCGTTGACGGTGAAGGAGTAGTTGGCGAAGTTCGGTTGCCTGCCGCCGGTGACGGCGCCGATCAGTGGGGTGATTAGGTCGGTGACCAGCGCCTGGACGAGCCCGCTGAAGGTGGCGCCGACGATCACCGCCACCGCCAGCTCGACGATGTTGCCACGGAGTAAGAACTGCTTGAAACCGCCCATGAGGTCGGCATATTGCCCGGGTGAACGATCTGAAACCCGCTCGCCCGGTTTCGGGCCCGTGAGAACGTCTGGGGCGATCAGGCCCCGGGTGCGAGCCGTTCGAGATCGAAGTGCCCGTCCTTCACCCCTCGGATGAAGTCGGACCATTCGTCGACCGAGAACGGCAGGACGGCACCGCTGGCGTCCTGGCTACCCCGCACCCAGACCTTGCCGTCCAGCATTGCAACTTCGACACAGCTGCCGCCATTGCAATACCGATGCCAGATGGCATGATCACGGGCAGGCGGGCGATCCATGCACTACCTCCCAAAGGTAGGCGACGAAGATATTGCGCCGTCGGGCATTTTACCCAGATGTCGCAAAGAGATTCATTACGCCGGTGAATCGGGAGGGCAGTGTGGGGCTCGTGATACTGAAGGGCGGTCACGCCACGTGGCCGCCCTCACATCCAGTTTCCTTCGCTCAGCGGGACTCGCGCACGCCTCCCACGAAGCGGCTCCATTCCGTGAGCGTGAACGTGAGAACGGGGCTCTCGGGATTCTTGTTGTCGCGCACGCCTATGGTGTCGGAGGAGAGCAGGGCGACCTCGACGCAGTTGCCGCCGTTGCAGTAGGACGAGGTGCGCCACTGTGGATGCGTGTCGAGGTCCATGTTGTCGGACATCGTCTCTCCTCATTGTGCTTGACGAATAAGCGCCCGGCGACGTCATGTCGTCACCGGACGCGCAATATCGTTGATCTGTGGGGACGCCCGCGATGCCTGCCGCCGTGCGGGACGCCTGGTGGTGGACTCCAACAATTGCACTTTCCAGCGGCGATTGCCAGTGTAGCGGTGCGCTTGGGTGTCGCCGGACTCGTGCTCGGTCGAGACGCTAAGGCATATTGTGAGTTATGTGAAGTTTGTCGCTATTGTGGCGATGCGATTCCTCGACTCCTGGGAGCCCAGTGCCTCCGCGCGGACGTGGTCGATGATTTCCCTGAAGAGTAGCACCTTTTCGTCGTCTTCCGTATAAAAAAGACCTATCTGGTGCTCAACAAACACAATGTCCGCGATGCCAGATTTGCGATCGAACTCCACCAGCCGGAACGGGCTGTCGAAGCCCATGTGCGCGCCGGCGGTGAAGGGGATCACCTGGATGGTGACGTGCGGAAGGTGCGAGAGTTCAAGGAGATGGTGCAACTGCTCGTGCATGGTCTGCCGGCTGCCGACATGCCGATGAAGTGCTGATTCGTCGAGCAGCACCCAGTAGCGTGGGGGGTCGTTCCGGTAGATCAGCTCGTTCTTGCGCTTCTCGCGAGACTTGACCCTCTCCTCCAGGATGTCGGGACGGATGCGGGGCAGCCAGCCGCGGATGACCGCGCGGGCGTAGTCCTC is part of the Nonomuraea coxensis DSM 45129 genome and encodes:
- a CDS encoding helix-turn-helix domain-containing protein; the protein is MTAPNPTLRQRQLAMRLRELRHEQGLSIADVAEHLLCSATKISRIETSQRRASLRDVRDLCRLYRLPESQAAELMNLAKDARRKEWWQDYDDANFQPMLGLEAGASAITEYPITMIPGVIQTEDYARAVIRGWLPRIRPDILEERVKSREKRKNELIYRNDPPRYWVLLDESALHRHVGSRQTMHEQLHHLLELSHLPHVTIQVIPFTAGAHMGFDSPFRLVEFDRKSGIADIVFVEHQIGLFYTEDDEKVLLFREIIDHVRAEALGSQESRNRIATIATNFT
- a CDS encoding DUF397 domain-containing protein, which encodes MSDNMDLDTHPQWRTSSYCNGGNCVEVALLSSDTIGVRDNKNPESPVLTFTLTEWSRFVGGVRESR
- a CDS encoding DUF397 domain-containing protein, coding for MDRPPARDHAIWHRYCNGGSCVEVAMLDGKVWVRGSQDASGAVLPFSVDEWSDFIRGVKDGHFDLERLAPGA
- the mscL gene encoding large conductance mechanosensitive channel protein MscL yields the protein MGGFKQFLLRGNIVELAVAVIVGATFSGLVQALVTDLITPLIGAVTGGRQPNFANYSFTVNGSEFKYGDFLNHLITFLIIAAVVYWLVVTPMTRLIKWVERDKKATTKECPECLSDIPVEARRCANCTVELVPNSEKPV